From the genome of Streptococcus oralis:
GTAGCTGGTTTGGTTCTGGCAGTTTATCTTGCCATGAAAGAAGCTCCTAAAAAGAAAATTCTATCAGATGATATTTTGGATTTTATCCTGATTGCTTTTCCAGTAGCTATTTTAGGTGCTAGACTATACTACGTACTCTTTCGCTTAGATTATTATCTGCAAAATCCAGGTGAAATCATCGCCATTTGGAATGGTGGTTTGGCCATTTATGGAGGTTTGATAGCAGGGGCTATTGTCCTTTATATCTTTGCAGATAGAAAGCTGATTAATACTTGGGATTTCTTAGATATTGCAGCACCGAGCGTCATGGTTGCCCAGAGTTTAGGGCGCTGGGGGAACTTCTTTAACCAAGAAGCCTACGGTGCAGCGGTAGATAGTCTGGATTATTTGCCGGGCTTCATTCGTGACCAGATGTACATTGATGGTAGCTACCGTCAGCCGACCTTCTTATATGAGTCGGTTTGGAACCTGATTGGATTTGCTTTAATCTTGATTTTTAGACGAAAATTGAAGGGAATCAGACGCGGTCATATCACTGCTTTCTACTTGATTTGGTATGGTTTTGGTCGTATGATTATCGAAGGAATGCGGACGGATAGCCTTATGTTCTTTGGTCTGCGAGTTTCCCAATGGTTATCAGTTATCCTTATCGGACTCGGTATTTTTATCATACTTTATCAAAATCAAAAGAAAGCCCCTTTCTATCATACAGAGGAGGAAAAATAAATGTTAGAAGTTGCATATATTCTTGTTGCGATTGCTTTGATTGTCTGTTTAGTCTATTTGACAATCACGATTCAAAAAGCCGGTCGTATGATTGATGAAACAGAGAAAACCATCAAAACGTTGAGCTCAGATGTGAACGTTACCTTGCATCAGACCAATGAATTGTTGGCTAAGGTCAATGTGTTAGCAGACGATATCAATATCAAAGTTGCGACGATTGATCCACTTTTTACGGCTGTGGCTGACTTATCTGAGTCAGTATCTGATCTCAACCAACATGCACGTGTTTTAGGTAAAAAGGCTTCATCTGCTGGTTCAAAGACCATTAAAACAGGTGCAAGCTTGTCCGCTCTTCGTTTCGCAAGTAAATTTTTCAAAAAATAAAAAAGGAGAAATCTTATGGGAAAACTATCCTCTATCCTTTTAGGAACAGTTTCAGGTGCAGCTCTTGCTTTGTTTTTGACGAGTGACAAGGGCAAGCAAGTTTGTAGTCAAGCTCAGGATTTTCTAGATGATTTGAGAGAAGATCCAGAATATGCTAGAGAGCAGGTTTGTGAAAAACTAACAGAAGTAAAGGAACAGGCAACTGACTTTGTACTGAAAACAAAGGAACAAGTAGAATCTGGTGAAATCACTTTTGATAGTGTCCTTGACCAAGCTAAAAACTGTGCTCGACAAGCGACAGAAGCGTCAAAGGAAAC
Proteins encoded in this window:
- a CDS encoding YtxH domain-containing protein encodes the protein MGKLSSILLGTVSGAALALFLTSDKGKQVCSQAQDFLDDLREDPEYAREQVCEKLTEVKEQATDFVLKTKEQVESGEITFDSVLDQAKNCARQATEASKETFNNLKEQWQEQSTTPDVAEDQEEIIIDITEV
- the lgt gene encoding prolipoprotein diacylglyceryl transferase, translated to MINPVAFEIGPFAIRWYALCIVAGLVLAVYLAMKEAPKKKILSDDILDFILIAFPVAILGARLYYVLFRLDYYLQNPGEIIAIWNGGLAIYGGLIAGAIVLYIFADRKLINTWDFLDIAAPSVMVAQSLGRWGNFFNQEAYGAAVDSLDYLPGFIRDQMYIDGSYRQPTFLYESVWNLIGFALILIFRRKLKGIRRGHITAFYLIWYGFGRMIIEGMRTDSLMFFGLRVSQWLSVILIGLGIFIILYQNQKKAPFYHTEEEK
- a CDS encoding DUF948 domain-containing protein, which codes for MLEVAYILVAIALIVCLVYLTITIQKAGRMIDETEKTIKTLSSDVNVTLHQTNELLAKVNVLADDINIKVATIDPLFTAVADLSESVSDLNQHARVLGKKASSAGSKTIKTGASLSALRFASKFFKK